The nucleotide sequence TAGAGGAGGATGAATGTGACATTTTGGAAGTTGTAAAACACAAAAACTATACTAATAGTATTGAACTGCCATCTTTCATATACGGATTAGGAAACGTATTTGGGAAGAAAGCTGCTTCCAACGTAATGGGAGAATTCTTTGTAAGAGATTCAATGACCAGAGCACTTGTTACAAGATGTTCAAAACaatcaacaatacaaaataCGTTTACATTGAATAAAGTATCAGTTAGTCCAACTTTTAGCGATAACCAACAAGGATCGGTTGTCAGTATGTGGAACGCTACCTTAGAACAAATAAAAGTGCAAAATAAAGTTTTAGAAGATGTTATAGACCCAATTAGATTAGGTGGACTCGTTTATTCTTATGGAAATTCTCACTCTCATTCTAATAAAGTAGAAGAAAAACAAAGAgaatacaattattttgaatataaggAAGTACCTTGGAAACGGACTGTTAAATCAATCTCGCACTATTCTGATTCTACATGGAGATCAGCCGAAACCTACAAACAAGAAAAACCGGATTTAAATAAACCTACTGAATATCCTATGCTACCTTATACTATTGGAAACAAaggtttttctataaaaaatgatatcgaCATTGTCCAATCAGTAGTAAGTATTGCTCAAGAGATCGGTAGCGATTTACAGGATCCCAGAAAAACTCTAGCAGAGAACACATTAGCTAAATTCATAAACTTAATCAAATTAGTTCGCACTATGGATCAACAGGAATTGAAAAGAGCTGGAAATGATTTATATCATACCAACAATGAAGATCTATCCAGATACGCAGCATGGGCAACTTACCGTGATGTAGTAGCTGAATCTGGAAGTTTACAATCGTTACTTGTTATACAAAGTTGGATTGAATCCAGGAACCTTAAACTAATGGAAGCTGCTTACGTCATTGCTCAAATGATGAACTCAGTTCAAACACCCACTActgaatatattaaaactttGTTCGAATTTGTTAAAAAGCCGGTCGTTTCATCTCAATGGCCGTTAAACGAAACAGCAATATTGAGTTTATCTGAGCTCACCCGTAAAGTATTCTTCGATGATGCATTCTACAAAACAAATTACCCAATAGAAAGCTATAAAAACTTGAGAGATGAACAAGGTCGTGAGTATGTCAGAAAAACAATTATCCCTTACTTCAAGAAATGTCTTGATTCAGCTATAATTGAAGATGAACCTACTAAAATTCATACTTATATTCGCGCCTTGGGTTTCATCGGGGATACTGAAATACTCAGAGCTTTTGAACCATATTTAGAGGGCAAAAAAATGTGCTCCCAATACCAACGCACACTAATGGTTATTGCAATGGATAAACTTGTGAAAACATATCCAGATATAGCTCGCGATGTACTGTATAGGATATATGAAAATAGTGGTGAATATCAACCCCTGAGGGTTGCTGCCGTATATCAATTGATGCGTACAAAGCCATCAGTCGAAATGTTGCAACTTATGGCCTCTTACACTAACGTAGATGTACAGGAAGAAGTCAATGCTGCTGTTAAAACTTCCATTCAAAGTTTCGCATCTCTGAAATTGGACGAATTTAAAGATTTGTAAGTACTCTAAATATCGatcaaataatgaataaaacatactttattttatatttattatcgaatattatctttgaatataaattttctagaCGTTATGCTGCTGAAATGGCTTTACCACTTCTAACAGAAACTGAATATGGGCTTCATCAAGGCGGTAATTATCTGAGAACTTATATTGTCGATCagctaaatctaaaatataaagaaacttTACAACTGTATGGAAGCAGTGATAGTTTTATACCAAAAGGATTTAAATATGCTTGGAGGTCCAATGAAGGAGGGCGTAGAAACcaaatattgaatatacaaaCATGGTTAACAAGCGTGGACCAACTTTCTCGAGTATTTTATGAACAAACAGAATCATATCATCTAgcaaaacaacaacaaaatttgaagCGACAGCAAAACGTAACATTAAGCAGTCAAAATATTGCTCGTATTCTAAACATGCAAGCTCAAGCAGATGAACAGTTGGAAGGAATTATGTTCTTTATGGATGCTGTTTCACCTTTAAAGATGTTGACATTTGATAACAATACAATTGAACAACTACCTCATCGTAAGTAAGAAACATTACTactaaaagaatattaaatattataataatagtattgaattattataatcatgatacaaatttattttgcaGTACTGAAACAGCTTGAAAAGTACTTGAATGAAGATAAAGAAATTAACGAAGTAAAATTAACTAACAGCGAAGATGCAATCATGGCATTACCTCTTGAAATGGGTATCCCATTTGTGTTTATGTACGATGCTCCAACAGTTTTGAAAGTCCACGGAAAAGTAAAAGCTGCGGTTCAACCAAATTTGTCCGAATGTGGTCGATTCCAAAAACCTACTTTTATTAAGATCAGAACAGATATGGCATTTACGTTTGGCTCGAAAATACAGGGTCACATTTCGTTTTTCACACCTTTTGATCGTAGAGAGTATTATTCTGGTTTCGAAAAAACAATGCAATTACATCTTCCTATAGCGGGAACATTTGAAGTGAATTTGGAAAAGAAAGAGTTATCATTTGATATCGAACCTAAAGAGATACATAACGAGGCTCCTTTGTTCCATTACAGTACTTGGCCTTTCACTTCTTGGAGAGATATTACAGATTTGAGAACTCTAGTCGCCCAACATCataatcaatatattaaatCAGATAGAATTCGCACTTTTGACACGGTTGTAGGTAAACAACAAACTGGGTTATCATATCGTATCAAATTTGAACATAACAGAGATACCATACAAATGTCTGATATTTACATGTTTTGGCAAAAAGGAAATCTAGATGCTATTAACAATTTATGGAGAAACGGTGATATTCAATACAGTCAATTTAATTTCACTTACCTCCCTGAAGAATCTTTGACCAAAAACGTACAACTTCGTTTGAGATACTACCAGGACTATAAACAGAAAGGAGAAACTCATTCATTCAACTGGAATGATGTGAGTTCAGCTGATAAATATTCAGAAAGGATTAATACTTTACTGAAAGGAGCTCGTGCcgatattagaaatgttgaaagccGAGCTATTGATGCCTCAATGCGTTTCATAGGTAGCAAAAACATAGAGCACATTGTTTCTGGAGCTGTGTCCAAGAGTAACGTAGATCCAAAATCCCGTATATTCGCTTTTTACAAACTGAAGAAGAGCGACTCCGGTAAACCTTACGAAATGAAATTAGAAGCTGTTAATGATATACCAAATACAAACACTTTAAACGTCGACTATGCTTTAGCAGCTGAACCCAAAGTAAATTCTGTGCTTACATTGACATTTGATACTGATAATGGTGAAAAAGGGCAAATTAAAGCTGATATTATGCTAACTAGAAGCGGAAAACgtaaagaatttttgaaagatttacCAATGTACCAACAGTGTAAACGAGACATGCGAGTGAATAACAACCAATCTCCTGCTTGTGTTAACATGACCCTAGCTGCACAGttgttgaataaaattgatatagatTTGGCATATGATAACTTGAGTCCTCTTGTTAAAGATATTGTTGAAACAGCTTATGATCACTTGAAATATAACTACTATCCCAGCGTGGAAACTGATTACGTACAAAAATCTGAAGCTAGAAaccaaatcaaaattaaatcacaATTTGATGAAGATTTGCAATTCCTCAACATATCTGTTACCTCTAAAGAGCAGACAACTAATTTCAAGGATATTGAGGCTGGTGAATATTCTACAAGTTTATTCGTAGTCAATCCTGCGTATTCTCTGTCAAGTCGAATTATGagtaaaattttggaaattgataCAATCAACCGTAAGTTtcttaattcaataaatttcaaaaatccaaTATCAATGTATACGTATGATGTTCTAACATCAGCTTATTTTTTTTCAGCTGTTTGCGTTGCTGATCAATCACAAGTAACAACTTTCAGCAATTTGACGTATCCATCTGTATTATCCAATTACTGGACTGTACTAGCTCAATATACTCCAATTAGGGctaatgaagaagaagaaatatactCTGTTCATGAACAACTTGAAAGTCAGGAGACAAACTTAGTAATTCTAGCTCGCAAGAGTATGTCTGCTTCGGATTCAGAAACAGCTAAAGATGTCAAAATTGTCATCAGCTCTCCCGACACTGACTTTGAAACTATCGAAATACTTATGACACTCAATCAAAAACTATCTTCAGTTGATATCTATGTAAATGGGCAACAAAGAGAAGTATCAGAATTTGACTGTCATGATATTAGAAATggttatatacaaatatttgcATTGTCCCATGGAGAAgtaaaaatggaaatgaaaaatatattgcatTTAACATATGACGGTATTCGTATCAAATTGGAAGCTGTCTCCAGTTTACTTAGAGGCTCAACAAGAGGATTATGCGGTTCATTTACTGATCAACAAAACGAAGACTTTTTGACACCATCAAACTGCTACGCCCGTAATCATGAAAAGTTTATAAGGAGCTACGAAGTTGAAGGACAACAAGGTGAGCAAACTAGAGAAGAGTTGGCTCAAGACTCCCATCTATGTGTAGAAAAGAAGATGCCTCTTCACATCAATATAATCAGTCTTAAAGATCTCCTTCCAGCTGTTGATATGGAACAATCTGAAGGTAATAACTGCACTCGACATCAGACTAGATACTTTGAGCAAAGTACCGAAATATGTTTCACAACTTCAGTAGTACCTACATGTAGTAGTGTCTGTCAAGCTGAAGGATATATCACCAAGACCATACCAGTGCATTGCATCGTTAAGAGCAACGTGgctttattatggaaaaaacaaattgatactGGTGGCAACCCCGACTTTAGTCACAAAAAAGAGCATAAAAAGTTACAAATGGAAGTTCCTCAAACTTGTTCCAAATAAAATGAGTAGAAGTATCAGTAGTAGTTCGTCAGTAGAAATATTTTCACGAATAAATgatgatttctattttttttgtcattttcaaatACTATTAAGCCTATTTCTATCTGCATATCActgttttcattatatataaaatgagataaagtgaaatatatgaataaatatatacaatcaatgtttattttttcaatttgtgcatagaaaatgtgttaatatcaatatttgataagCAATATTTCAATTACAGACGTTcgtttacaaattttataccAACAGTATACTTTCAATACTAATTATCGTTTTCTATAATCTTAAACAGTTTGCATTAGATTTGTGGTAATAGTTTATcacattattcaaaattacagaTATCGTATTATGAATATATcttaaattaaatcattttgttttattgatgtGATAATACCTAGGTTGTTAGGAGGTCGATTTTTGAGGTTCCACCCCCCGTAAAAAAGTGGGATGATCAATTTTGACGTTCTTATGGTCGATCCTACATATTTTGACCCTCCTGAATATGAATATGTAATTGCTTTGAAAGATCCGACCTCGAGAAGTGCCccaaattacaaattaaaaatttccccattttccgatttttgtgaaaaatacgtCAAAGTTGCGGTTTTTCTTCAATAGATATGAACTTTTGGGACGACCCACGTAAGCCTgtgtagttatttattttttcatagacTTCCTCGTCATTCAACGAAtgttcaattaatgaaaaacggtgaaaataagtataaaatgtCAGAATTTAATGGCTGTTTCGAGGAATTTGTCGATTCTCTAATTATGAACTTTTGGGACGACCCACGTAAGCCTGggtagttatttattttttcttagacTTCCTCGTCATTCAACGAAtgttcaattaatgaaaaacggtgaaaataagtataaaatgtCAGAATTTAATGGCTGTTTCGAGAAATTTGTCGAATCTCTAGATATGAACTTTTGGGACGACCCACGTAAGCCTgtgtagttatttattttttcttagacTTCCTCGTCATTCAACGAATGTTTAATAAAAGCAAAACGGTGcaaataagtataaaatgtGCTCTCGATTTACATAAATCTTTTTAATGAACATCCATAATAGAAAAAGGAtcgaattttcaatacaatattcgAGTAGTAGaagtcaaatatgacattttaacGTATATATGAGCTCGATATGTCGAGATGGAGGGAAACAGGAGGTACCGCAAATTGCCTAGTTTCGAggatttttcatgtttttcgaatattttcttttctgtaCAAAATGTGAGGAATTTTGAAGTATAACAAATAGTAGTAGTATGGTGACTAGTAACCTCGAATAATGAGTCTATTCGTTATTGAGCCTGTTACTACATTTTGTTTAACATTTAAGGAGccactatttttgtttttttcagaGCATATTCAACGAATCTTCAGTATTGGgatcgatttcaaaattttcatcgtaaTAACCTgttcttaaaacaataattcattgTGGAGGTGTAGTATTATACTGAAGCGAAATCCTTTTGACCACTTTGAAGGGGAGCGGggaaaacaaattttggaataaaatttgaatttgaattttttctagtaGAAAAGAACTTaacttctttctttcttcataattgacatattttttcatacctATTTTCATCATTTGCATTGTAGGTTAAGATGAATTTGAAGTATCGGGCTTAATTGACCATATAAATTTGGCAAATGAATTTATCGATTGTTTTAAAAATCTCAAATGAGCATTTCCAATATTTGTTAATGCTTTTGGATATGGTATGGATTTCTAAAGGATTTCAAAAGGTTTTCTTTGCTCTTCTGAAAATTAAGCATTGACATCGCAACCCGTCAGTGCATGAAATGCTGGTAAGCTTGATGATAGTAATGGTCTCAATTCATTATATAGATCtgatattttaattacttttcttTCATTCGCAACACCATATTCCATAAAAATATGCAACGATGAGCTTGATAAATGGTTCATGGATCCTAACATTTTGATCAAGATATCTGTATCAGAAATACTGTACTACCCGTCTTAGTAACTTTCAATCCATTTTACGGATACTTGGAACCGAGCATTTTTACTCAAAattgtctaattaaaaatatacttgaaaGCCAGATTTgtg is from Diorhabda carinulata isolate Delta chromosome 1, icDioCari1.1, whole genome shotgun sequence and encodes:
- the LOC130897332 gene encoding vitellogenin-like isoform X1, with product MWSQYIFLLLVGCITTATTSAWIDNREYVYSVQGRTLASLDIANVFSGILMRTTLRIQTRPDGNLQGLLVNPQYAQIHSELSEGPLTHIPSAEVNWKQLEMIRKPFQIVMNRGVISDLVVTRSMSNWEANILKGIISQLQLNIDHWGTADPDSFIIPEETVSGTTDTSYKINRIPEYLLLNSEIVPDFQSIEEDECDILEVVKHKNYTNSIELPSFIYGLGNVFGKKAASNVMGEFFVRDSMTRALVTRCSKQSTIQNTFTLNKVSVSPTFSDNQQGSVVSMWNATLEQIKVQNKVLEDVIDPIRLGGLVYSYGNSHSHSNKVEEKQREYNYFEYKEVPWKRTVKSISHYSDSTWRSAETYKQEKPDLNKPTEYPMLPYTIGNKGFSIKNDIDIVQSVVSIAQEIGSDLQDPRKTLAENTLAKFINLIKLVRTMDQQELKRAGNDLYHTNNEDLSRYAAWATYRDVVAESGSLQSLLVIQSWIESRNLKLMEAAYVIAQMMNSVQTPTTEYIKTLFEFVKKPVVSSQWPLNETAILSLSELTRKVFFDDAFYKTNYPIESYKNLRDEQGREYVRKTIIPYFKKCLDSAIIEDEPTKIHTYIRALGFIGDTEILRAFEPYLEGKKMCSQYQRTLMVIAMDKLVKTYPDIARDVLYRIYENSGEYQPLRVAAVYQLMRTKPSVEMLQLMASYTNVDVQEEVNAAVKTSIQSFASLKLDEFKDLRYAAEMALPLLTETEYGLHQGGNYLRTYIVDQLNLKYKETLQLYGSSDSFIPKGFKYAWRSNEGGRRNQILNIQTWLTSVDQLSRVFYEQTESYHLAKQQQNLKRQQNVTLSSQNIARILNMQAQADEQLEGIMFFMDAVSPLKMLTFDNNTIEQLPHLLKQLEKYLNEDKEINEVKLTNSEDAIMALPLEMGIPFVFMYDAPTVLKVHGKVKAAVQPNLSECGRFQKPTFIKIRTDMAFTFGSKIQGHISFFTPFDRREYYSGFEKTMQLHLPIAGTFEVNLEKKELSFDIEPKEIHNEAPLFHYSTWPFTSWRDITDLRTLVAQHHNQYIKSDRIRTFDTVVGKQQTGLSYRIKFEHNRDTIQMSDIYMFWQKGNLDAINNLWRNGDIQYSQFNFTYLPEESLTKNVQLRLRYYQDYKQKGETHSFNWNDVSSADKYSERINTLLKGARADIRNVESRAIDASMRFIGSKNIEHIVSGAVSKSNVDPKSRIFAFYKLKKSDSGKPYEMKLEAVNDIPNTNTLNVDYALAAEPKVNSVLTLTFDTDNGEKGQIKADIMLTRSGKRKEFLKDLPMYQQCKRDMRVNNNQSPACVNMTLAAQLLNKIDIDLAYDNLSPLVKDIVETAYDHLKYNYYPSVETDYVQKSEARNQIKIKSQFDEDLQFLNISVTSKEQTTNFKDIEAGEYSTSLFVVNPAYSLSSRIMSKILEIDTINRKFLNSINFKNPISMYTYDVLTSAYFFSAVCVADQSQVTTFSNLTYPSVLSNYWTVLAQYTPIRANEEEEIYSVHEQLESQETNLVILARKSMSASDSETAKDVKIVISSPDTDFETIEILMTLNQKLSSVDIYVNGQQREVSEFDCHDIRNGYIQIFALSHGEVKMEMKNILHLTYDGIRIKLEAVSSLLRGSTRGLCGSFTDQQNEDFLTPSNCYARNHEKFIRSYEVEGQQGEQTREELAQDSHLCVEKKMPLHINIISLKDLLPAVDMEQSEGNNCTRHQTRYFEQSTEICFTTSVVPTCSSVCQAEGYITKTIPVHCIVKSNVALLWKKQIDTGGNPDFSHKKEHKKLQMEVPQTCSK
- the LOC130897332 gene encoding vitellogenin-like isoform X2, with translation MWSQYIFLLLVGCITTATTSAWIDNREYVYSVQGRTLASLDIANVFSGILMRTTLRIQTRPDGNLQGLLVNPQYAQIHSELSEGPLTHIPSAEVNWKQLEMIRKPFQIVMNRGVISDLVVTRSMSNWEANILKGIISQLQLNIDHWGTADPDSFIIPEETVSGTTDTSYKINRIPEYLLLNSEIVPDFQSIEEDECDILEVVKHKNYTNSIELPSFIYGLGNVFGKKAASNVMGEFFVRDSMTRALVTRCSKQSTIQNTFTLNKVSVSPTFSDNQQGSVVSMWNATLEQIKVQNKVLEDVIDPIRLGGLVYSYGNSHSHSNKVEEKQREYNYFEYKEVPWKRTVKSISHYSDSTWRSAETYKQEKPDLNKPTEYPMLPYTIGNKGFSIKNDIDIVQSVVSIAQEIGSDLQDPRKTLAENTLAKFINLIKLVRTMDQQELKRAGNDLYHTNNEDLSRYAAWATYRDVVAESGSLQSLLVIQSWIESRNLKLMEAAYVIAQMMNSVQTPTTEYIKTLFEFVKKPVVSSQWPLNETAILSLSELTRKVFFDDAFYKTNYPIESYKNLRDEQGREYVRKTIIPYFKKCLDSAIIEDEPTKIHTYIRALGFIGDTEILRAFEPYLEGKKMCSQYQRTLMVIAMDKLVKTYPDIARDVLYRIYENSGEYQPLRVAAVYQLMRTKPSVEMLQLMASYTNVDVQEEVNAAVKTSIQSFASLKLDEFKDLRYAAEMALPLLTETEYGLHQGGNYLRTYIVDQLNLKYKETLQLYGSSDSFIPKGFKYAWRSNEGGRRNQILNIQTWLTSVDQLSRVFYEQTESYHLAKQQQNLKRQQNVTLSSQNIARILNMQAQADEQLEGIMFFMDAVSPLKMLTFDNNTIEQLPHLLKQLEKYLNEDKEINEVKLTNSEDAIMALPLEMGIPFVFMYDAPTVLKVHGKVKAAVQPNLSECGRFQKPTFIKIRTDMAFTFGSKIQGHISFFTPFDRREYYSGFEKTMQLHLPIAGTFEVNLEKKELSFDIEPKEIHNEAPLFHYSTWPFTSWRDITDLRTLVAQHHNQYIKSDRIRTFDTVVGKQQTGLSYRIKFEHNRDTIQMSDIYMFWQKGNLDAINNLWRNGDIQYSQFNFTYLPEESLTKNVQLRLRYYQDYKQKGETHSFNWNDVSSADKYSERINTLLKGARADIRNVESRAIDASMRFIGSKNIEHIVSGAVSKSNVDPKSRIFAFYKLKKSDSGKPYEMKLEAVNDIPNTNTLNVDYALAAEPKVNSVLTLTFDTDNGEKGQIKADIMLTRSGKRKEFLKDLPMYQQCKRDMRVNNNQSPACVNMTLAAQLLNKIDIDLAYDNLSPLVKDIVETAYDHLKYNYYPSVETDYVQKSEARNQIKIKSQFDEDLQFLNISVTSKEQTTNFKDIEAGEYSTSLFVVNPAYSLSSRIMSKILEIDTINPVCVADQSQVTTFSNLTYPSVLSNYWTVLAQYTPIRANEEEEIYSVHEQLESQETNLVILARKSMSASDSETAKDVKIVISSPDTDFETIEILMTLNQKLSSVDIYVNGQQREVSEFDCHDIRNGYIQIFALSHGEVKMEMKNILHLTYDGIRIKLEAVSSLLRGSTRGLCGSFTDQQNEDFLTPSNCYARNHEKFIRSYEVEGQQGEQTREELAQDSHLCVEKKMPLHINIISLKDLLPAVDMEQSEGNNCTRHQTRYFEQSTEICFTTSVVPTCSSVCQAEGYITKTIPVHCIVKSNVALLWKKQIDTGGNPDFSHKKEHKKLQMEVPQTCSK